Proteins from a genomic interval of Aureimonas sp. AU20:
- the phaC gene encoding class I poly(R)-hydroxyalkanoic acid synthase, protein MNSTRPASPNPDADPFKGYAVRDPEAFARNVAHMLEHLGKAASAWVEPRERGVVRDGPISYGDVVSTLSEVGDYWLSDPQRAFQAQAKLMAGFMGVWANSLARASGQPVAPPAKPDKRFADEDWHRHPLFAFLREGYGVLNDWSSALVRDADALDPHTKHKAAFYTRVILNALSPANFIATNPELYRETMAENGENLVRGMRMFAEDMARGEGFLKLRQSCEETFRVGENVATTPGKVVAENELCQIIQYAPLTETVAKRPILISPPWINRFYILDLNAEKSLIRWMVEQGHTVFVISWVNPDARHADKDWGDYIEEGLVFGLDTVKASTGEEDVNAIGYCVGGTLLSAALAYLKARGDERIRSATLLTTQIDFRHSGDLKVFVDEQQLAELEKIMERGYLEGTRMATTFNLLRSGELIWPYVVSNYLKGKEPAPFDLLFWNADATRMAKTNHLFYLRACYFENRLARGEMEITGVPLDLSTVTIPVYNLATREDHIAPAISVYEGSLALGGPTTYVVTASGHIAGVVNPPAKQKYRFWTGAAPARDVTYEDWWKTAEETPGSWWPHWQAWISALGGSEQVPAREPGGGTLAPIEDAPGRYVRG, encoded by the coding sequence ATGAACAGCACGCGGCCCGCCTCCCCGAACCCCGATGCCGATCCGTTCAAGGGTTATGCCGTGCGCGACCCGGAAGCCTTCGCGCGCAACGTCGCGCATATGCTGGAGCATCTGGGCAAGGCGGCTTCGGCCTGGGTCGAGCCGCGCGAGCGGGGCGTGGTGCGCGACGGGCCGATCAGCTATGGCGACGTGGTCTCGACCTTATCAGAGGTCGGCGACTATTGGCTGAGCGACCCGCAGCGGGCCTTTCAGGCGCAGGCCAAGCTGATGGCCGGCTTCATGGGGGTCTGGGCCAATTCGTTGGCGCGCGCCAGCGGCCAGCCGGTCGCTCCGCCGGCCAAGCCCGACAAGCGCTTCGCCGACGAGGACTGGCATCGCCATCCGCTCTTTGCCTTCCTGCGCGAGGGCTATGGCGTCCTGAACGACTGGTCGAGCGCTCTGGTGCGCGATGCCGACGCGCTCGACCCCCACACCAAACACAAGGCGGCCTTCTACACCCGCGTGATCCTCAACGCCCTGTCGCCGGCCAATTTCATCGCCACCAATCCCGAACTCTACCGCGAGACCATGGCGGAGAACGGCGAGAATCTGGTGCGCGGCATGCGCATGTTCGCCGAGGACATGGCGCGCGGCGAAGGCTTTCTGAAGCTGCGTCAGTCCTGCGAAGAGACCTTCCGGGTCGGTGAGAACGTAGCAACGACGCCGGGCAAGGTGGTCGCCGAAAACGAGCTTTGCCAGATCATCCAATATGCACCGCTGACGGAGACGGTCGCCAAGCGACCGATCCTGATCTCCCCGCCCTGGATCAACCGTTTCTACATTCTCGACCTCAATGCCGAAAAATCTCTGATCCGCTGGATGGTCGAGCAGGGTCACACGGTCTTCGTGATCTCCTGGGTCAATCCCGACGCGCGCCATGCGGACAAGGACTGGGGCGACTATATCGAGGAGGGGCTGGTCTTCGGCCTCGACACGGTGAAGGCTTCGACCGGCGAAGAGGATGTCAACGCGATCGGCTATTGCGTCGGGGGCACGCTTCTCAGCGCTGCGCTGGCCTATCTCAAGGCACGCGGCGACGAGCGCATCCGCTCCGCGACGCTGTTGACCACGCAGATCGACTTTCGCCATTCAGGCGATCTCAAGGTCTTCGTGGACGAGCAGCAGCTGGCCGAGCTCGAAAAGATCATGGAGCGCGGCTATCTCGAAGGCACGCGCATGGCGACGACCTTTAACCTCCTGCGCTCGGGCGAGCTGATCTGGCCCTATGTGGTCAGCAACTATTTGAAGGGCAAGGAGCCGGCGCCTTTCGACCTTCTTTTCTGGAACGCCGACGCCACGCGCATGGCCAAGACGAACCACCTCTTCTATCTCCGCGCCTGCTATTTCGAGAACCGGCTGGCGCGCGGCGAAATGGAGATCACGGGCGTGCCGCTCGATCTCTCCACCGTCACCATTCCCGTCTACAATCTGGCGACCCGCGAGGATCATATCGCCCCGGCGATCAGCGTCTACGAGGGCAGCCTCGCGCTTGGCGGGCCCACCACCTATGTCGTGACGGCCTCGGGCCATATCGCCGGCGTCGTGAATCCGCCGGCCAAGCAGAAATATCGGTTCTGGACAGGGGCGGCCCCCGCGCGGGACGTGACCTACGAGGACTGGTGGAAAACCGCCGAGGAAACGCCCGGCTCCTGGTGGCCACATTGGCAAGCCTGGATTTCCGCTCTGGGCGGAAGCGAGCAGGTGCCGGCGCGAGAGCCCGGCGGCGGCACGCTCGCGCCGATCGAGGACGCGCCGGGGCGCTACGTTCGCGGCTGA